The following coding sequences are from one Diospyros lotus cultivar Yz01 chromosome 7, ASM1463336v1, whole genome shotgun sequence window:
- the LOC127806008 gene encoding nicotinamide adenine dinucleotide transporter 1, chloroplastic-like: MSAGGEQSSSDRRSTRVVVQDAASGAAAGAIAATFVCPLDVIKTRLQVYGLPEASHSGKKGSVIITSLQNIIRTEGFRGLYRGLTPTLTALLPNWAVYFTVYGHLKDLLHSRVDHNGQLSFGANMIAASGAGAATAIATNPLWVVKTRLQTQGMRQGVVPYTGIFSALRRIVHEEGIRGLYSGLLPSLAGISHVAIQFPAYEKIKSYLARRDNASRDELSPWKVAVASSASKIVASVMTYPHEVVRSRLQEQGLARNSEVQYAGVVDCVKKVFQKEGIPGFYRGCGTNLLRTTPSAVITFTSYEMIHRFLRKIMPPDEKHSEANPRSDGHDTTPLEENDRIGSKDDTVVQTPKTRLVREPL; encoded by the exons ATGTCCGCCGGCGGTGAACAGTCGTCTTCCGACCGTCGGAGTACCAGGGTGGTCGTCCAAGACGCCGCCTCCGGTGCTGCTGCAG GTGCCATAGCTGCCACTTTCGTGTGCCCGTTGGATGTGATTAAGACTAGATTGCAGGTCTATGGCCTCCCTGAAGCTTCTCACTCTGGTAAAAAAG GTAGTGTCATTATTACAAGCCTACAGAATATAATAAGAACTGAGGGTTTCAGGGGATTGTATCGTGGCCTTACACCAACATTGACAGCATTACTTCCAAACTGGGCG GTGTACTTCACAGTCTATGGACATCTTAAAGACCTGCTCCATTCACGTG TTGATCATAATGGTCAACTTTCATTTGGTGCGAATATGATAGCTGCTTCAGGCGCTGGGGCAGCCACAGCTATTGCAACAAATCCACTGTGGGTTGTTAAGACCAGACTCCAA ACACAGGGAATGAGACAAGGCGTGGTTCCCTACACAGGTATATTTTCTGCATTGAGGAGGATTGTACATGAGGAAGGGATCCGGGGGTTGTATAG TGGCCTTTTGCCTTCATTAGCCGGAATAAGTCATGTTGCAATTCAGTTTCCAGCATATGAAAAGATCAAGTCCTACTTAGCTAGAAGGG ATAATGCAAGTAGAGACGAGCTAAGTCCTTGGAAAGTTGCGGTTGCTTCTTCAGCATCTAAAATAGTTGCCTCCGTAATGACTTACCCACACGAG GTTGTACGTTCCAGATTGCAAGAGCAGGGACTGGCGAGAAATTCGGAGGTGCAATATGCGGGTGTCGTTGATTGCGTTAAAAAGGTGTTTCAGAAGGAAGGTATTCCCGGTTTCTACCGTGGCTGTGGAACCAATCTGTTGAGAACAACTCCATCTGCCGTCATAACATTTACCAGCTACGAGATGATACATAGGTTTTTGCGGAAGATTATGCCTCCGGATGAGAAGCATTCAGAAGCCAACCCGAGATCTGATGGCCACGACACTACCCCTCTGGAGGAAAATGACAGGATTGGGAGTAAGGATGATACAGTTGTACAGACACCAAAAACCCGTCTTGTAAGGGAACCATTGTAG